In one Rhodococcus sp. B50 genomic region, the following are encoded:
- a CDS encoding Rv2732c family membrane protein, which produces MSADLSAYRNDFARIENKVAGEFEAGRRGRLLALCIVVLTVCLLLPQTSSAWSWTVLGSWFGTTAPVAVPLRIFTVLALVFGVVISTLALWLRRWKLASLAMLGSGLSSFFGLLAYWSQSGMITNAPHRPTAAMIVEWLVMIVMTSQWLPIVLSRAPTDMPPRPHPMRTGRR; this is translated from the coding sequence ATGAGCGCGGACCTGTCGGCCTATCGGAACGACTTCGCACGAATCGAGAACAAGGTCGCCGGCGAGTTCGAGGCCGGTCGCCGGGGCCGGCTCCTGGCGCTCTGCATCGTCGTCCTGACGGTCTGCCTTCTGTTGCCGCAGACGTCGTCGGCGTGGTCCTGGACGGTGCTCGGCAGCTGGTTCGGCACCACCGCACCCGTGGCCGTGCCGCTGCGGATCTTCACGGTGCTGGCCCTGGTCTTCGGTGTGGTGATCTCGACGCTCGCGTTGTGGTTGCGGCGGTGGAAGCTGGCGTCGCTCGCGATGCTCGGCTCCGGCCTGTCGTCGTTCTTCGGCCTGTTGGCCTACTGGTCGCAGTCGGGAATGATCACGAACGCCCCGCATCGGCCGACGGCGGCGATGATCGTCGAATGGCTCGTGATGATCGTGATGACCTCGCAGTGGTTGCCGATCGTGCTGAGCCGCGCACCCACGGACATGCCGCCCCGGCCGCATCCGATGCGCACCGGTCGTCGGTAG
- a CDS encoding ABC transporter substrate-binding protein: MNNSIFTARWGRKSVLRFGVALGAAALIVSGCSSSDEATAEAEQGTATSAYPLTVENCGRTLTIDAPPQRAVSLNQGSTEILLSLGLADRMVGTATWTDPVRDNLAEENAKVPRLADNQPSLEVVLDTEPDFVSASFGGTLGPGGVAEPAQLEQLGVPAYLSPTDCDGKDDNSVNSDGNRTEPLTMDAVYKEIRELAAIFDVRDRGEGFVDELRQRYDAAAGEIDAADVSLAFWFADTSTPYVAGCCGSSGIITDSVGAKNVFDDTTNEWPQVSWEAVLDRDPTALVLGDLSRRSIAGDALDSKIEFLESNPVTRRLSAVQDKRYIVVNGADMNPSIRTVDGIEKVADALREWNLGS, encoded by the coding sequence ATGAACAATTCGATATTCACCGCCCGTTGGGGGCGGAAATCGGTGCTGCGCTTCGGCGTCGCACTGGGCGCAGCAGCCTTGATCGTCTCGGGGTGCTCATCGAGCGACGAGGCGACGGCCGAAGCCGAGCAGGGCACAGCCACATCGGCCTACCCGCTCACAGTCGAGAACTGCGGCAGGACACTCACGATCGACGCGCCACCGCAGCGTGCGGTCTCGCTCAATCAGGGTTCCACCGAGATCCTGCTGTCGCTCGGCCTGGCCGACCGCATGGTGGGCACCGCGACCTGGACCGATCCGGTACGGGACAACCTCGCCGAGGAGAACGCGAAGGTTCCGCGCCTGGCCGACAACCAGCCGTCGCTGGAGGTCGTGCTCGATACCGAGCCGGACTTCGTCTCGGCGTCCTTCGGCGGCACGCTCGGCCCGGGCGGGGTTGCCGAACCGGCGCAGCTCGAACAGCTCGGTGTGCCCGCCTATCTGTCACCGACGGACTGCGACGGCAAGGACGACAACAGCGTCAACTCCGACGGCAATCGCACCGAGCCGCTGACGATGGACGCTGTCTACAAGGAGATCCGGGAGCTGGCCGCGATCTTCGACGTACGGGACCGTGGCGAAGGATTCGTCGACGAGCTTCGACAGCGTTACGACGCCGCAGCCGGGGAGATCGACGCTGCCGACGTGTCGCTGGCGTTCTGGTTCGCGGACACGAGTACACCGTATGTGGCCGGTTGCTGTGGCTCCTCCGGCATCATCACCGACTCCGTCGGGGCGAAGAACGTCTTCGACGACACCACCAACGAGTGGCCCCAGGTCAGCTGGGAAGCGGTGCTCGATCGTGACCCCACCGCGTTGGTCCTCGGAGACCTGAGCCGGCGCAGCATCGCCGGTGATGCACTGGACAGCAAGATCGAATTTCTCGAGTCGAATCCGGTGACCCGACGCCTGTCCGCAGTGCAGGACAAGCGATACATCGTGGTCAACGGTGCCGACATGAATCCCTCGATCCGCACGGTCGACGGCATCGAGAAGGTTGCCGACGCCCTGCGCGAGTGGAATCTCGGAAGCTGA
- a CDS encoding SDR family oxidoreductase, with protein MPEKDQYRMQHPGEQHPVPPLEEQPEIAYPGATADLVSAPDHGEETYRGSGRLEGRRALITGGDSGIGRAVAVAFAREGADVVLAYLDDEDEDGRRTAELVEQAGRRAVRMPGDIREEEFCRRLVDTTVSELGGIDILVNNAAYQHLEPGGIGDISTEQFDRVMKTNLYALFWLSKFAVAAMQPGSTIVNTTSIQAVSPSSGLLDYATTKAGIVDFTKGLASDVASKGIRVNAVAPGPIWTPLIPATMPKDAYEQFGKDTPLGRPGQPAELAPAYVFLASQESSYITGETIAVTGGVPFT; from the coding sequence ATGCCGGAGAAGGACCAATACCGCATGCAGCATCCGGGGGAGCAGCACCCCGTCCCACCGCTCGAGGAGCAACCCGAGATCGCGTACCCGGGGGCGACCGCCGATCTCGTCTCCGCACCCGACCACGGTGAGGAGACATACCGGGGGAGCGGGCGACTCGAAGGTCGGCGCGCACTGATCACCGGTGGCGATTCCGGTATCGGACGGGCGGTCGCGGTCGCCTTCGCCCGAGAGGGCGCCGACGTCGTCCTGGCCTACCTCGACGACGAGGACGAGGACGGGCGGCGGACCGCCGAACTCGTCGAGCAGGCCGGTCGACGTGCGGTGCGTATGCCCGGGGACATCCGGGAGGAGGAGTTCTGCCGGCGACTCGTGGACACGACGGTGTCCGAACTCGGCGGCATCGACATCCTCGTCAACAATGCGGCCTATCAGCATCTCGAACCCGGTGGCATCGGTGACATCTCCACCGAGCAGTTCGACCGGGTGATGAAGACGAATCTCTACGCCCTGTTCTGGTTGTCGAAGTTCGCGGTCGCCGCGATGCAGCCGGGTTCGACGATCGTCAACACCACGTCCATCCAGGCGGTGAGCCCGTCATCGGGTCTGCTCGACTACGCGACCACGAAGGCCGGCATCGTCGACTTCACCAAGGGTCTCGCCTCGGACGTGGCGAGCAAGGGCATCCGCGTCAACGCCGTTGCACCCGGCCCGATCTGGACGCCCCTCATTCCCGCGACGATGCCGAAGGACGCGTACGAGCAGTTCGGTAAGGACACCCCGCTCGGACGTCCCGGCCAGCCCGCCGAACTCGCGCCCGCCTACGTCTTCCTCGCTTCCCAGGAGTCGAGTTACATCACCGGGGAGACCATCGCCGTCACCGGCGGAGTCCCGTTCACCTGA
- a CDS encoding SDR family NAD(P)-dependent oxidoreductase produces MQIRDKVFVVTGGGNGIGRDVVLELLVRGARVAAVDLRTEALDGTRALAVAYDDRLTTHTLDVSDRAAVEALVTEVTTAHGQVDGVANVAGIIQKFVPFVELPYDEMNTVLDVNYWGVVHMCKAFLPALLTRPEASLLNVSSMGAFVPVPGQSVYGASKAAVKLLTEGLYAELRTTKVAVTLVFPGAVRTGIAENSGAAIPGRSTDASVKITSSAEAARRIADAIEKGTFRVCIGKDATMLDLLARLMPRRSIEFLAKKMGSLVDR; encoded by the coding sequence ATGCAGATCCGTGACAAGGTTTTCGTCGTCACCGGGGGAGGCAACGGGATCGGACGCGACGTCGTCCTCGAACTACTCGTGCGTGGTGCGCGGGTCGCGGCGGTCGATCTCCGCACCGAAGCGCTCGACGGCACCCGTGCGCTGGCGGTTGCGTACGACGACCGTCTCACCACCCACACGCTCGACGTCTCCGATCGCGCTGCCGTCGAAGCGCTGGTAACCGAGGTGACCACCGCACACGGACAGGTGGACGGCGTCGCCAACGTCGCCGGCATCATCCAGAAGTTCGTCCCGTTCGTGGAGCTGCCGTACGACGAGATGAACACGGTCCTCGACGTCAACTACTGGGGTGTCGTGCACATGTGCAAGGCGTTCCTGCCCGCGCTGCTCACCCGTCCCGAAGCAAGCCTGCTCAACGTCTCGAGTATGGGAGCCTTCGTGCCCGTCCCGGGCCAATCGGTCTACGGCGCGAGCAAGGCTGCCGTCAAACTGCTCACCGAAGGTCTCTACGCCGAACTCCGCACCACGAAGGTCGCGGTGACGCTCGTGTTTCCCGGCGCCGTCCGCACGGGGATCGCCGAGAACTCCGGCGCCGCGATCCCCGGCCGCAGCACCGATGCCTCCGTCAAGATCACCTCGTCGGCCGAAGCCGCCCGCCGGATCGCCGATGCGATCGAGAAGGGCACTTTCCGCGTGTGCATCGGCAAGGACGCAACGATGCTCGACCTGCTCGCCCGGCTCATGCCGCGCCGCAGCATCGAATTCCTGGCGAAGAAGATGGGCTCGCTCGTCGACCGCTGA
- a CDS encoding polysaccharide deacetylase family protein: MASGRRTLVVVSTVLVVLVVVAVAIFQLSNSRTELGRAIVEAGHELGNHTATHRRMMLVGSGTVAEEIERTDAAIRETGFDGEITFRPPYGKKLVALPRYLDQHDRTTVMWDVEPDSDSSDTDAIVQTALDETRPGSIILLHVMYPSRTASLDAIPGIVDGLRAGGYRFVTVSELLDMQSS, from the coding sequence ATGGCATCCGGCCGAAGAACCCTCGTCGTCGTATCCACCGTGCTCGTGGTGCTGGTCGTTGTCGCCGTCGCGATCTTCCAGCTTTCGAACTCCCGCACCGAACTCGGCCGGGCGATCGTCGAGGCCGGCCACGAACTCGGCAACCACACCGCGACGCACCGCAGGATGATGCTCGTCGGCAGCGGCACGGTGGCCGAGGAGATCGAGCGCACCGACGCCGCGATCCGCGAGACCGGGTTCGACGGGGAGATCACCTTCCGCCCGCCCTACGGCAAGAAACTCGTCGCGCTCCCCCGCTATCTCGACCAGCACGACCGGACCACCGTGATGTGGGACGTCGAACCGGATTCCGACTCGTCCGACACCGACGCGATCGTGCAGACCGCACTCGACGAGACCCGTCCCGGCTCGATCATCCTGCTGCACGTCATGTACCCCTCCCGGACAGCGTCGCTGGACGCGATTCCCGGGATCGTCGACGGCCTGCGCGCCGGGGGCTACCGGTTCGTGACGGTGTCGGAACTGCTCGACATGCAGTCCTCGTGA
- a CDS encoding cobalamin biosynthesis protein CobG: MDALPPFLPPDRCPGILRPHVAADGALVRLRVPGGQLPDGALRALSAVSVACADGDVHLTSRGNLQLRGIELDECGSVPSALSEAVAATGLLPSASHERVRNIVASPLSGLYGGLADVRPLVRELDAELCADPALADLSGRFLFGIDDGRGDIAAMRCDLTAILRDPDTATITIGALSGPTVPLAQVPATLIRLARHFAGIRDSVWHVRQLPHVGAELGGRDPAPRPPVCTMPYGRLGGAVSVLVPLGILTPDMVAVLPDRGVVVTPWRGLVLPVESNLVALRNVGFETAAESSWQRVTACTGAPGCSLAEGDTRALARRLVAGNTIDSRIHVVGCERACGAPHSPHRLVFARSTP, translated from the coding sequence GTGGATGCTCTCCCACCCTTTCTTCCTCCCGATCGGTGTCCCGGAATCCTCCGCCCGCACGTCGCTGCGGACGGGGCGCTGGTGCGTCTGCGTGTGCCCGGAGGACAGCTCCCCGACGGTGCGCTTCGAGCACTGTCGGCGGTCTCGGTTGCCTGCGCGGACGGCGACGTGCACCTGACGTCGCGCGGAAACCTGCAGCTCAGAGGTATCGAACTCGACGAGTGCGGATCCGTGCCGTCGGCCCTGTCCGAGGCCGTGGCCGCGACGGGTCTGTTGCCGTCGGCGAGTCACGAACGGGTGCGCAACATCGTCGCGTCTCCCCTCTCGGGGCTCTACGGAGGACTCGCCGATGTGCGTCCACTCGTCCGTGAACTCGACGCCGAGTTGTGTGCCGATCCGGCGCTCGCCGACCTGTCGGGACGGTTCTTGTTCGGCATCGACGACGGTCGCGGAGATATCGCCGCGATGCGCTGCGATCTGACCGCGATCCTCCGCGACCCCGACACGGCGACGATCACGATCGGTGCCCTCAGCGGACCGACGGTGCCGCTCGCGCAGGTGCCGGCGACACTCATCCGGCTGGCTCGGCACTTCGCCGGGATCCGGGATTCGGTGTGGCATGTGCGCCAACTCCCGCATGTCGGAGCCGAACTCGGGGGCCGAGATCCGGCGCCCCGTCCACCGGTCTGCACGATGCCGTACGGCAGGCTCGGCGGCGCGGTATCGGTGCTGGTCCCGCTCGGAATTCTCACCCCGGACATGGTGGCCGTCCTGCCGGATCGGGGTGTCGTCGTCACCCCCTGGCGAGGCCTGGTTCTTCCGGTGGAATCGAATCTCGTTGCGCTGCGGAATGTCGGCTTCGAGACCGCTGCCGAATCCTCATGGCAGCGGGTGACCGCGTGCACGGGAGCGCCCGGGTGTAGCCTCGCCGAAGGTGACACCCGAGCGCTGGCTCGCCGGCTCGTCGCCGGAAACACAATCGATTCCCGAATTCATGTCGTCGGCTGCGAACGCGCCTGCGGCGCGCCGCACTCACCTCACCGCCTTGTCTTCGCCAGGAGCACACCGTGA
- the cobF gene encoding precorrin-6A synthase (deacetylating) — protein sequence MRVRLIGIGPGGPDDLTVAAVRALESVDVFLVADKNRGVDDLVEMREDILRLHTSGAHRVIVVPDPPRDRNPEQYGDEVRDWHAARAEAYESVLLEQVRDDETVGFLVWGDPSLYDSTIRVVDRILGRGNVRFDYDVVPGVSSVQLLAARHRLVLNTIGGPITVTTGRRLMQEVAAGAANIVVMLDGGLACADLEGPWNIWWGANLGTSDEELVAGPLAEALPVIREARIRAKRARGWVMDTYLLRHEG from the coding sequence TTGAGGGTGCGGCTCATCGGTATCGGACCCGGGGGACCGGACGATCTCACGGTGGCGGCGGTGCGCGCTCTCGAGAGCGTCGACGTCTTCCTCGTGGCCGACAAGAACCGGGGCGTGGACGATCTCGTCGAGATGCGCGAGGACATCCTGCGCCTCCACACCTCCGGTGCGCATCGGGTGATCGTGGTGCCCGACCCGCCCCGCGACCGGAATCCGGAACAGTACGGCGACGAGGTGCGCGACTGGCACGCCGCCCGCGCCGAAGCCTACGAATCCGTTCTGCTCGAACAGGTTCGGGACGACGAAACGGTCGGCTTCCTCGTGTGGGGAGACCCGAGCCTGTACGACAGCACGATTCGTGTCGTCGACCGCATCCTCGGGCGGGGGAACGTGCGGTTCGACTACGACGTCGTTCCCGGAGTCAGCAGTGTGCAGCTGCTGGCGGCCCGACATCGTCTGGTGCTCAACACCATCGGCGGACCGATCACGGTCACCACCGGCCGCAGACTGATGCAGGAGGTCGCAGCGGGTGCTGCGAACATCGTGGTGATGCTCGACGGTGGCCTCGCCTGCGCAGACCTCGAGGGTCCGTGGAACATCTGGTGGGGTGCGAACCTCGGGACGAGCGACGAAGAACTCGTCGCCGGTCCGCTCGCCGAAGCACTCCCGGTCATCCGTGAGGCCCGAATCCGCGCGAAGCGGGCGCGCGGCTGGGTGATGGACACCTATCTGCTGCGCCACGAAGGCTGA
- a CDS encoding class I SAM-dependent methyltransferase, translating to MQFAAPADRYNRFMGRYAPTLAPALADAAGVTAGQRVCDVGCGPGGLTRELVSRVGAAKVAAIDPAPQFAAACQEIAPEIDVRVGVAENLPWPDGTFDVTLASLVLGFMNDPEQGVREMARVTRPGGTVAACMWDTAAGGMAMLRIFWTAVRTVEPGTPGETRLAGTTESDIAERFRHAGLNDVVGGALSARADYTDFSDFWEPFTFGVGPAGRHLVSMPERQRGAVRDACRAALPSGPFSLDARAWYACGTVPATR from the coding sequence ATGCAGTTCGCCGCACCTGCAGACCGGTACAACCGATTCATGGGCAGGTACGCCCCGACGCTCGCACCCGCCTTGGCGGATGCCGCCGGGGTGACCGCGGGTCAGCGGGTCTGCGATGTGGGCTGCGGCCCCGGTGGGCTCACCCGGGAACTGGTCTCCCGGGTGGGGGCAGCGAAGGTCGCGGCGATCGACCCGGCTCCCCAGTTCGCTGCGGCGTGCCAGGAGATCGCTCCGGAGATCGATGTCCGCGTCGGAGTGGCCGAGAACCTCCCGTGGCCGGACGGCACGTTCGACGTCACCTTGGCGTCGCTGGTCCTCGGGTTCATGAACGACCCAGAGCAGGGCGTGCGGGAGATGGCGCGCGTGACCCGCCCGGGCGGCACCGTCGCCGCGTGTATGTGGGACACCGCGGCCGGCGGCATGGCGATGCTCCGTATCTTCTGGACCGCGGTGCGAACGGTCGAGCCCGGCACGCCCGGCGAGACGAGACTGGCCGGTACCACGGAGAGCGACATCGCCGAGCGGTTCCGACACGCCGGTTTGAACGACGTGGTCGGTGGCGCCCTGTCCGCACGCGCGGATTACACCGATTTCTCCGACTTCTGGGAACCGTTCACGTTCGGGGTGGGACCGGCCGGGCGACACCTGGTGTCGATGCCCGAAAGACAACGAGGTGCAGTACGGGACGCCTGCCGGGCGGCTCTTCCGTCCGGACCGTTCTCGCTCGACGCCCGCGCCTGGTACGCGTGTGGAACCGTGCCGGCAACCCGCTGA
- the cobN gene encoding cobaltochelatase subunit CobN: MTRLTLLSTSDTDLLSARSSGADWVLGNPSRLDVSTELPALLDGSGLVVVRILGSARSWRDGLDTVLAAGVPVVVLGGEQTPDAELMEHSTVPIGLAAEAHRYLAHGGPTNLEQLHAFLTDTVLLGGEGFEPPAELPEWGVLDRSAPPAGGELPRVGVLFYRAHHTSGNVQFAHDLADAIDATGKARGVVIHCASLRGAPDGLLAELGTLDALVVTVLAAGGTKPATVSAGGEDEAWDVGALAALDIPILQALCLTWSRDDWAESDDGVSPLDSATQIAVPEFDGRIITVPFSFKELDADGLPRYVTDPERCRRVAGIAVAHARLRHVPPAQRRIAIMLSAYPTKHSRVGNAVGLDTPVSAIRMLRALRDAGYDLGGGFPGMDVEDDAEAGNTLIHALIDAGGQDEEWLTADQLAGNPVRVNTSDYLAWTGDLPAELTDAMAETWGPAPGSLFVDGSGDDKAIVLATLQAGNVVLMIQPPRGFGENPVAIYHDPDMAPSHHYLAAYKWVEHGFGADAMVHLGKHGSMEWLPGKNAGLSAACATDAAIGNLPLIYPFLVNDPGEGAQAKRRAHAIIVDHLIPPMARAESYGDIARLEQLLDEYSNIAAMDPAKLPAIRAQIWTLIQAAKLDHDLGLDDRPHDAEFDDFLLHVDGWLCEVKDAQIRDGLHVLGAVPVGEARVNLVLSILRAAQVWGGRSNAVPGLRTALGLKPDAPLTEVDGIESVARSLVQAMEDDGWHTESASRIVESVVGHPDTEVARVLAFAAEEVVPRLAGTDAELDAVLHALDGGYVHAGPSGSPLRGLVNVLPTGRNFYTVDPKAVPSRLAYDTGVALANNLIERYLADTGEYPQSVGLSVWGTSAMRTAGDDIAEVLALIGVRPEWDAESRRVRELTVIPLAELDRPRIDVTVRISGFFRDAFPHVIGMLDDAIRMVAALDEPDEQNYVRAHARRDEAEHGDADRAVRRIFGSKPGSYGAGILQLIDSGNWRTDADLAEVYTAWGGFAYGRGVHGVAAADDMRTNYRRIAVAAKNTDTREHDIADSDDYFQYHGGMVATVRALTGTDPKAYIGDSTTPDAVRTRSLAEETARVFRARVVNPRWIGAMRRHGYKGAFELAATVDYLFGYDATAGVVEDWMYESLAQNYALDSENQEFLREANPWALRGIIERLTEAADRGLWAEPDPETVSRLQQTYLDVEGDLEDRA; encoded by the coding sequence GTGACGCGCCTGACTTTGTTGTCGACGTCCGACACCGACCTGCTGTCGGCACGGTCGAGCGGTGCCGACTGGGTGCTCGGCAACCCGTCGCGCCTCGACGTGTCCACCGAACTTCCCGCGCTGCTCGACGGATCCGGCCTGGTCGTCGTACGGATATTGGGTTCCGCGCGCAGCTGGCGGGACGGACTCGACACCGTGCTGGCAGCCGGGGTCCCGGTCGTCGTCCTGGGCGGTGAACAGACGCCGGACGCCGAGCTCATGGAACACTCGACTGTTCCGATCGGCCTTGCGGCCGAAGCGCATCGCTATCTCGCGCACGGCGGACCCACCAATCTCGAGCAGTTGCACGCCTTCCTGACCGACACCGTGCTGCTCGGCGGCGAAGGCTTCGAACCACCCGCCGAACTGCCCGAATGGGGCGTACTCGATCGGTCTGCGCCGCCGGCCGGCGGAGAGTTGCCTCGCGTGGGCGTGCTGTTCTATCGAGCCCACCACACCAGCGGAAACGTCCAGTTCGCGCACGATCTCGCCGACGCGATCGACGCCACCGGCAAGGCCCGCGGCGTCGTGATCCACTGCGCGTCGCTGCGCGGAGCACCCGACGGCCTCCTTGCCGAACTCGGCACCCTCGACGCGCTCGTCGTGACGGTGCTGGCGGCGGGTGGAACCAAGCCCGCCACGGTGAGTGCCGGCGGCGAGGACGAGGCATGGGACGTCGGGGCACTCGCCGCACTGGATATCCCGATCCTGCAGGCCCTGTGCCTGACCTGGAGCCGTGACGACTGGGCGGAGTCGGACGACGGTGTGTCGCCGCTCGATTCGGCCACACAGATCGCGGTCCCCGAGTTCGACGGTCGCATCATCACGGTGCCGTTCTCGTTCAAGGAACTCGACGCCGACGGCCTGCCCCGCTACGTCACCGACCCGGAGCGATGCCGTCGTGTCGCCGGTATCGCGGTGGCGCACGCACGATTGCGGCACGTACCTCCGGCGCAGCGCCGCATCGCGATCATGCTGTCCGCCTATCCCACCAAACATTCCCGCGTCGGCAACGCCGTCGGACTCGACACCCCGGTGTCGGCGATCCGGATGCTGCGTGCTCTGCGCGATGCCGGATACGACCTCGGCGGCGGTTTTCCCGGCATGGACGTCGAGGATGACGCCGAGGCCGGCAACACCCTCATCCACGCCCTGATCGATGCCGGTGGGCAGGACGAGGAATGGCTCACCGCCGACCAGCTGGCTGGAAACCCGGTGCGCGTGAACACGTCCGACTATCTCGCGTGGACCGGCGATCTTCCGGCCGAGCTCACCGACGCCATGGCCGAGACGTGGGGGCCGGCACCCGGGTCGCTGTTCGTCGACGGCAGCGGTGACGACAAGGCGATCGTGCTGGCGACCCTGCAGGCCGGCAACGTGGTGCTGATGATCCAGCCGCCGCGCGGCTTCGGCGAGAACCCGGTGGCGATCTACCATGATCCCGACATGGCGCCGTCGCACCATTACCTCGCCGCGTACAAGTGGGTCGAGCACGGCTTCGGTGCCGATGCCATGGTTCACCTGGGCAAACACGGTTCGATGGAGTGGCTGCCCGGGAAGAACGCAGGCCTGTCCGCGGCGTGCGCGACCGACGCGGCCATCGGCAATCTGCCGCTGATCTATCCGTTCCTCGTCAACGATCCCGGTGAAGGTGCACAGGCGAAGCGTCGTGCCCACGCGATCATCGTCGATCACCTGATCCCGCCGATGGCGCGCGCCGAATCGTACGGCGACATCGCCCGTTTGGAACAACTACTCGACGAGTACTCCAACATCGCGGCGATGGACCCGGCCAAGCTGCCCGCGATCCGGGCTCAGATCTGGACGCTGATCCAGGCCGCGAAACTCGATCACGATCTCGGGCTCGACGATCGCCCGCACGACGCCGAGTTCGACGACTTCCTGTTGCACGTCGACGGCTGGTTGTGCGAGGTCAAGGACGCTCAGATCCGCGACGGCCTGCACGTCCTCGGCGCCGTGCCGGTCGGTGAGGCACGGGTGAATCTGGTGCTGTCGATCCTGCGCGCCGCGCAGGTGTGGGGCGGCAGGAGCAACGCCGTCCCCGGTCTGCGCACCGCACTCGGATTGAAGCCCGACGCCCCACTCACCGAGGTCGATGGAATCGAAAGCGTGGCGCGGTCTCTCGTGCAGGCCATGGAGGACGACGGCTGGCATACCGAGTCCGCTTCGCGCATCGTCGAATCCGTAGTCGGCCATCCCGATACCGAGGTCGCTCGCGTACTCGCCTTCGCCGCCGAGGAGGTGGTTCCTCGCCTCGCGGGTACCGACGCCGAACTCGATGCCGTGCTCCACGCACTCGACGGCGGGTACGTCCACGCCGGACCGTCGGGGTCGCCGTTGCGCGGCCTGGTCAACGTGCTGCCGACGGGCCGTAATTTCTACACCGTCGACCCGAAGGCCGTCCCGAGCCGGCTCGCGTACGACACCGGTGTCGCGCTCGCGAACAACCTGATCGAGCGGTATCTCGCCGATACGGGGGAGTATCCGCAGTCGGTGGGCCTGTCGGTGTGGGGGACGTCCGCGATGCGCACCGCCGGCGACGACATCGCCGAGGTGCTCGCACTCATCGGTGTGCGTCCCGAATGGGACGCCGAGTCGCGGCGGGTCCGCGAACTGACCGTGATTCCGCTCGCGGAACTCGACCGGCCGCGCATCGATGTGACGGTCCGTATCTCCGGTTTCTTCCGCGATGCGTTCCCGCACGTCATCGGCATGCTCGACGACGCGATCCGCATGGTCGCCGCCCTCGACGAACCCGACGAGCAGAACTATGTGCGAGCGCATGCCCGGCGCGACGAAGCCGAACACGGCGATGCCGATCGTGCGGTGCGCCGCATCTTCGGGTCGAAACCCGGCTCGTACGGCGCGGGCATCCTGCAGCTCATCGACTCCGGCAACTGGCGCACGGACGCGGATCTCGCCGAGGTCTACACGGCATGGGGTGGATTCGCCTACGGGCGCGGTGTGCACGGAGTTGCTGCCGCCGACGACATGCGCACGAACTACCGCCGGATCGCGGTGGCGGCCAAGAACACCGACACCCGTGAACACGACATCGCCGACTCGGACGACTACTTCCAGTACCACGGCGGCATGGTCGCGACCGTGCGGGCACTGACGGGCACCGACCCGAAGGCGTACATCGGCGACTCCACCACACCCGATGCGGTGCGGACACGCTCGCTGGCGGAGGAGACGGCGCGGGTATTCCGGGCGCGGGTCGTCAACCCGCGGTGGATCGGTGCGATGCGCCGGCACGGCTACAAGGGTGCGTTCGAACTCGCCGCCACCGTCGACTACCTGTTCGGTTACGACGCCACCGCCGGCGTGGTCGAGGACTGGATGTACGAGTCGCTCGCACAGAACTACGCACTCGACTCGGAGAACCAGGAATTCCTCCGCGAAGCGAATCCGTGGGCGTTGCGCGGCATCATCGAACGCCTCACCGAGGCAGCCGATCGAGGGTTGTGGGCCGAACCGGACCCCGAGACGGTGAGCAGGCTGCAGCAGACCTATCTCGACGTCGAAGGCGACCTCGAGGACCGCGCTTGA